One Nitrospirota bacterium genomic region harbors:
- a CDS encoding BrnA antitoxin family protein, with translation MLQPFQEREFWKTHDSTDYLDWSKAERVRFPNLKLSTQSISIRLPVSLLEQIKIEANKRDVPYQSLIKVWLSEKVHH, from the coding sequence ATGCTTCAGCCATTCCAGGAACGGGAATTCTGGAAAACCCATGACTCTACGGACTATCTTGACTGGTCGAAGGCTGAACGTGTCCGTTTTCCGAACCTCAAACTGTCCACTCAATCAATATCTATCAGACTGCCGGTTTCACTGTTGGAACAGATAAAGATCGAGGCTAACAAGCGTGACGTTCCTTATCAGTCGCTTATAAAGGTCTGGCTGTCAGAAAAAGTGCACCACTAA
- a CDS encoding putative toxin-antitoxin system toxin component, PIN family, translated as MGKKTKVVIDSNVLVSAFGWHGTPEEIVLLATTGEISNFTSTAMLSELVRVVGYQKLRFPESLQAEIIETVFTSSSLVNMTEPLKVINSDPADNRVLECAVAACVDFIISGDKHLLDLKKFGGIEIVTPEDFLLKTGKGKR; from the coding sequence GGCAAGAAAACAAAAGTAGTTATCGATAGCAATGTTTTGGTGTCTGCTTTTGGCTGGCATGGCACGCCGGAAGAAATAGTGCTGCTTGCCACTACCGGCGAGATATCGAACTTTACGAGCACTGCGATGCTTTCGGAACTTGTAAGGGTAGTCGGCTATCAGAAGCTGCGGTTTCCGGAATCGTTGCAGGCGGAAATCATCGAAACAGTATTTACCTCTTCATCTCTTGTCAACATGACTGAGCCCCTGAAAGTCATAAATTCCGATCCCGCCGACAATAGAGTCCTTGAATGCGCAGTTGCCGCCTGTGTTGATTTCATTATCTCGGGCGACAAGCATCTGCTTGACTTGAAGAAGTTCGGGGGCATTGAAATAGTTACTCCGGAAGACTTTTTGCTTAAGACCGGAAAAGGGAAGAGATAA